One window of the Oryzias melastigma strain HK-1 unplaced genomic scaffold, ASM292280v2 sc00270, whole genome shotgun sequence genome contains the following:
- the LOC112141712 gene encoding gastrula zinc finger protein XlCGF57.1-like — MSSEPQEDSVREQLSAAEETFRLCEGTIVQNENEELCGQRRLLDITWNPQLQLHVAVIPQHYVSEEDNLYNQQMNLTVEKEEPEPLQIKEEQKEPEPLQIKEEQEEPEPPQIKEEQEEPVLLQIREEQEEPEPLQIKEEQEEPVLLQIKEEQKGPEPPQIKEEQKGPEPLQIKEEQEEPVLLQIKKEQKGPEPPQIKEEQKEPEPLQIKEEQKEPEPLQIKEEQEEPVLLQIKEEQEEPELIQIDEKQEEPKPLQIKDEQKEKELTQIKETQEEPQQLRYYITHPEQNPFSYKECEKSFKRVSNLKINLRTHAGERHFSCKECETSISHKHTLKTHTRTHKRKKSFPCTDCDTSFKYKSNLKRHMKTHTGEKPFLCEECDKSFTHKYTLKAHKVVHTGEKPFSCKDCDTSFTRLYGLRRHVKTHTGEKPFTCKECNTSFSDKSNLKSHMRTHTKEKPFLCKECDKSFSHKSALKTHMKTHTGEKPFLCKECDTGFKHKLTLKRHMRIHTGEKPFLCKKCDYRFTQKSTLKRHMRTHTGEKPFLCQECDRSFSQKFTLKIHMRTHKVRKNSTFFRK, encoded by the exons atgtcttcagaaCCTCAGGAAGATTCTGTCAGAGAAcagctttctgctgctgaagaaaccttcagactctgtgaaggaaccatcgtccagaatgagaatgaggagctctgtggtcagcgcagactgctggatatcacctggaacccgcagcttcagctccacgttGCAG TCATCCCCCAGCATTATGTGAGTGAAGAGGACAATCTTTACAACCAGCAGATGAATTTAACAGTGGAaaaggaggaaccagaacctctacagattaaagaggaacaaaaagaaccagaacctctacagattaaagaagaacaagaagaaccagaacctccacagattaaagaggaacaagagGAACCAGTACTTCTACAGATTAgagaggaacaggaggaaccagaacctctacaaattaaagaggaacaagagGAACCAGTACttctacagattaaagaggaacagaagggaccagaacctccacagattaaagaagaacagaagggaccagaacctctacagattaaagaggaacaagagGAACCAGTACTTCTACAGATTAAAAAGGAACAGAAGggaccagaacctccacagattaaagaagaacagaaggaaccagaacctctacagatCAAAGAGGAACagaaggaaccagaacctctacagattaaagaggaacaagagGAACCAGTACTTCTACAGAtcaaagaggaacaggaggaaccagaactcATACAGATTGATGAGAAACAGGAGGAGCCAAAACCTCTGCAGATTAAAGATGAACAGAAGGAAAAAGAGCTCACACAGATTAAAGAAACACAGGAAGAACCACAGCAGTTAAGATACTATATAACTCACCCAGAACAAAACCCTTTTTCTTATAAAGAATGTGAGAAAAGTTTTAAACGTGTATCTAATCTCAAAATAAACCTGAGAACTCATGCAGGAGAGAGgcatttttcatgtaaagaatgtgaaacAAGTATTAGTCATAAACATactctcaaaacacacacaagaactcacaaaagaaaaaagtcttttcCATGTACGGACTGTGATAcaagttttaaatataaatctaaTCTCAAAAGGCACATGAAAACTCACactggagagaagccttttttgtgtgaagaatgtgataaaagttttactcATAAATATACTCTCAAAGCGCACAAAGTAgttcacacaggagaaaagcctttttcatgcAAAGACTGTGACACAAGTTTTACTCGACTGTATGGCCTCCGAAGACATGTGAAGACTCACACAGGTGAAAAGCCTTTTACATGTAAAGAGTGCAATACAAGTTTTAGTGATAAATCTAATCTTAAATcgcacatgagaactcacacaaaGGAGAAGCCTTtcttgtgtaaagaatgtgacaaaagttttagccATAAATCTgctctcaaaacacacatgaaaactcacacaggagaaaagccttttttgtgtaaagaatgtgatacgggttttaaacataaattaactcTCAAAAGGCACATGAGAATTCACActggagaaaagccttttttgtgtaaaaaatgcgATTACCGTTTTACTCAAAAATCtactctcaaaagacacatgagaactcacacaggagaaaagccctttTTGTGCCAGGAATGTGATAGgagttttagtcaaaaatttactcttaaaatacacatgagaactcataaagttagaaaaaattctacattttttagaaaatga